The genomic segment TACGAGCACGATGGCGGCGTGGAGGATCCGCGTCTGGTCGAGATCGCCGGCACGTACTATCTGACTTATACGGGCTACAACAAGAAAGACGCGCAGCTTTGCCTCGCGGTATCGCAAGACCTGATTCACTGGGAGCGCCGGGGCGTGATCCTCCCCGCCTACCAGGGAAACTGGAATGTGGGCTGGACTAAATCGGGCGCCATCCTGACCGAGAAGATCAACGGCAAGTACTGGATGTATTTCCTGGGAACCGCGGCGGATAAAACCGACCAGACAGGGCTGGCGTCGTCCAACGATCTCGTGCACTGGACCGAGGCATCGAAAACTCCGGTCCTGCCACGCCGCCCCGGCCAATTTGATTCTCGTGTTGTCGAACCCGGTCCGCCGCCGCTGCTGACGCCTGAAGGCATTCTGCTCTTCTACAACGGCGCCGACGATCAGCTGGTATACCGCCTGTGCTGGGCGCTGTTCGACAAAAATGATCCTGCTCATTTGCTGGCCCGTGGTGATGCGCCACTACTCTCACCCGAACTGGGATGGGAGAAAGTGGGACAGGTGACGAACGTCGTCTTTGTCGAAGGGCTGGTGCGGGAAGGGAAGCGCTGGCTCTTCTACTACGGCGGCGCGGACAAATACGTCGGAGTAGCAGAAGGTCAGAGCCGGTGAGGGATGCCATCAACCTGCTGGCCGGGTTGGCAGGAAAGAGATCAGCAGATACAAGATGAGCGACGAGCCTCGCACAGTGGTTGGATTGGGGGAGGTTCTCTGGGACATGCTGCCCGGCGGCAAGCAGCTTGGCGGCGCTCCCACCAACTTCGCTTATGCCGCGAATCTTCTCGGGGATAACAGCATTGTCGCTAGCCGGGTCGGAAATGACGCTCTGGGAGCCGAGATTCAGAAAAAGCTCGAACTACTCGGTGTCAATTGCACGTACCTGCAGCAAGACGAGATCCATCCCACAGGCACCGTCGAGGTCGCGCTCGATGCGAGTGGTCAGCCGCAATTCACCATCGCCGTGAACGTCGCATGGGACTTTCTGGAATGGACATCCCAGTGGCAGAAACTAGCTGAGCATGCCGATGTGGTTTGCTTCGGCTCTCTGGCCCAGAGGTCAAGCCTTTCCCAGCAGACCATCCGCAGGTTTCTTGAAGCCACGCGCAAAGAAGCCCGGCGCGTCTATGACGTGAATTTGCGCCAGCACTTTTACGATTCCCAGGTGCTGCATGAGTCGATGAGGCGGGCGCACGTAGTCAAGCTGAATGAGCATGAGTTGCCCCAGGTTGCGGCGATGCTGGGAGTGGAAGGCGGCTCAGAAGAATCGAGCGCGCGGAGACTACTGGAGAAATACGCGTTGAAGTTGGTGTGCGTGACCAAGGGCGCCGACGGGAGCTTACTGGTGGCGAGGTCCGGGTTTGCCAGACATCCGGGATTCAAGGTGAGAGTCAGCGACACGGTGGGCGCAGGCGACGCCTTCACTGCCTGCCTGGCGCATTACTACGTGCGCGGAGCTTCGCTGGAGGAAATCAACGATGCCGCCAACCGTCTGGCCAGCTGGGTTGCCTCCCAGCCCGGAGGGACTCCACCACTGCGAGGTAGGACGCTGGAAGAAGTGTTGGCGGGAGTGGGGGCGAGCTAGTCATCTGCGGAATAACCCAGGTCTCGAAAAGGGCGAGACTTCGGGCTCCCGGCCCTGAAGGCGCTGAGGTGATCAAGATCACGCGGTTGTGTGCCATTTGACCCAGTTCATGCCATCTGGGATGAGGCTTATTTCTTGCTGTAGTAAACCTGCAACTGTCCTGTTTTGATGAGCATGGGTAGACTTGCGAGCATTAATCCAATCATCCTGAGAATGGTTAGCGATCTGCTTTATCACCTGTATGAGGTGGCAAATGGCCCCACAGGTGATCAACTTAGACGATCCTCCCGCAGCTAACCAGATGTTTGCGGATCTGCCGGCGGCAGTATCGCGAGCCTTGGAGAATGCGGCGTCCACTGCCACGTATCCCTCCGGCACGGTGTTGTTCGATGAAGGCCAGTCGCCACGTGGGATCTATCTCGTCCGCCGGGGGCGGGTGAAACTCTCCGTTCGCAACCGGGATGGCAACGTGTCAATCCTGCGAATCGCACACGCAGGTGAAGTCCTGGGCTTATCGGCGGCAGTTGCTGCCGCGGTCACTGACCGTGGCTGTCAAGCCACTGCGCAGACCCAGGGCGATTGCCAGGTCAGCTTCATCCGCCAGAGCGATCTCCTGCGTCTGATGCGCATTTACTCCGAATTGACGCGGTGGGTCGCCCAGCAACTCGGCCGCGACTACGACGTCGTCGGACCTCAGTTCCTGCGCCTCAATGCCGTGATCCATAATTTCACTCTTTGTTGATGGGAATTGTCAGGGCTCTCGCTCATCCTGATCTTTGCCCACCGATCCCGGGTACGTTTCTCCAGACACCGTCTGCGCTCTCATAAATCTCAAAATACTTGAAAACACGCTAGCTTCACACGATCTGACTTCGCATTCCTCCGGCACAAAAGGCCCTCGCCGATTACCAAAGTAAGTGTCTATGGTGATCCCAATCATGCTCTGGGAAAAAGGGCCGATGGAAGCATCGAAAGCAAAAAGCATATTCCTCTCATGAGCGCGATCCATTCCCCCATCGAGCAGCCCACCGGATACCCGCCCGGAAACCACGCGGTTCTAACCAGGACGCCGCTCAGTGCAGGGCGAATTGCATTTTTCCTGGCCGTCGCCTTCACCGTTTTGGTCGGGATTCTGATTGCAGTCGGCGAGTTGGGAATCAAGCGGATGGATCAGATCAACGCCGACTTCGAAGACATCCTGGGCAGGCGTTGGAACAAGCTGCAACTGTCGCGTGAGGCGCTGGCGTATTCCAATCGCAACGTACGTATAACCATGCTGGTGTTCTTAACGCAAGACAAGGATCAAACCGACCAGTTGCTGGCCACTCGCGCCGAGAACACCAGGAAGATTGCGGAGTTGTTAGCGCAGATCGAGAAAAAGTGCGATTCGGAAGAAGAGAAGAGATTGGTAGCAGCCGTGCAACGCGCGCGTGTTGTTTATATCGAAAGTTATTTGCATGCGCTCCATCTGCTTCTGGAGGAACACCGCTACGACGCGGCGGTGGCCGTGATGGTTCAACAAACCACGCCCGCGCTGCGGCAATACCAGGCCGCCTGGGACGATTTCGTACGCTTCCAGATGAATCAGGTCGAGCTTGCGGCCCGGCAGAGCCGAGACAATTACGCCACCGCACGACGGGCTTCTCTGCTGATGATCGCGCTTGCTGTATTGGTAATGACTCTTGTCGCCCTGCTCGTAGTAAGGATGATCGTCCACGAAACCCAGACCCGCATGCGCGCCGAACGTCAGATCAAAGAATTAAACGGCCAGCTTGAGCATAGAGTTAGCGAGCGTACGCGAGAGCTGGAAGATGCCAATCAGCGCTTGCTCACGGAAATCCGGGAACGCCAGACCGCGGAAGAGCAGGTGAAATTTCTGGCTCACTACGACTCCCTGACCGGTTTGCTGAACCGGAACCTGCTCGAGGACAGGATGAGGGTTGCCTTGGCCAATGCCCGCCGGCGGCAGGAAAAAGTCGCTGTACTGTACATCGACCTGGATAATTTTAAGAATGTCAACGATTCCCTGGGGCACGCCGCTGGCGATCTCTTGCTCAAAGAGGTAGCCCATCGGCTCAAGAAATATACCCGCGAGCAAGACACGGTGGCTCGCTTAGGAGGAGACGAGTTCATTATCGTGCTCACTGCGCTCAAGGAAATAGCTGACGCCGCTCTAACCGCCGAACGCATTACCAGCGAAATAATCAAAGACTATGTCATTCAGAATCACCAACTGAGTGTGACTTGCAGTCTCGGGATCAGCCTGTTTCCCGATCATGCCAGTGATGTCGCGACGCTCATCAAGAACGCAGATGCTGCGATGTACTCCGTTAAGGAAAATGGCCGCAACAATTCTCAGTTCTTCACCGAATCTCTGACGGCTTACGCCGACGAAAAGTTGGCTTTGGAGAGCAGTCTGCGAAGCGCGGTGGAAAGGAACCAACTCTTTTTGGTCTATCAGGCGCAGGTGGACATTTCGAGTGGCAACATAACTGGATCGGAGGCACTTCTCCGATGGCGCCACCCCGAGCTGGGCCTGGTGCCGCCCGACAAGTTCATACCCATCGCCGAGAACAGCGGGCTAATCCTGCCCATCGGCGAATGGGTGCTTAGAACCGCCTGCCAGCAGGCCAAGCGATGGCAGGATGAGGGCTTGGCAGTCCTTCCGGTGTCGGTGAATGTGTCTCCCATACAGTTCCGCCAAAAGGGCTTCCCGGAACTCGTCAAGAAAGTACTGTGCGAAACCGGTCTCTCTCCGATGCATCTGGAGCTTGAGCTGACCGAAGGTCTCATCATCTTGAGCGCGGAGGTAGTGCTGTCCGTGCTCGAGAAATTAACGGAGATGGGAGTCAGGCTATCAATCGACGATTTCGGGACAGGATATTCGAACCTGAGCTACCTGAGACAGTTTCCGGTTTACAAGCTCAAGATCGATCGCTCCTTTGTGAAAGACGTGGCGGTGGATCCCGACGATGCCGCTATCACCGCCGCCATCATCAGCATGGCAAAGAGTCTGGACCTGAGAGTGATCGCCGAGGGCGTCGAGAACGAAGAACAGATGGCGATGCTGCGCGCGCAGCACTGCGACGAATGTCAGGGCTACTACTTCAGCATGCCGCAGCCCGCAGACGAATTTGCCGAAACTGTGCTCAGAAGGTTCGGTGAGAATCGTCAGGCACGCGCTTACCAGGATAGCTAGCCAATCCTGTTTGTTGAGACCGAGTACTGAGAGGTTCGTGCCGGATTTCAAGGCGCAGAAATGTTCTTCACTGCACCAGCGTCTTCTGCATGAACTCCACTTGATCCCGCTTCATCTTGGCCAGGGAATTCAAATCCAGATACACCATGTGGCCGCAGTCGTAGGTTGCGAAGGAGATGTTCTTGCGATAGGCCGCGCTCAAGTCCATCTGATCCATGGTGTAGTCGGCGGCGTAGAACGGTGTGGCCAGATCGTAATAGCCTTCCATCACCAGCACCTTCAGATATGGGTCTTTGACCATGGCAGCGCGGAGTGCGGTAGCGGTATCGGGGAAGCCCTGGATTGCCGATCCCCAGTCCCATTTGCTGAAGGCGCCCTCATCCTGGAACGCAAGCACGCGGTAAGGCATGTCGGATTTGTAGCCCAGCTCCGTCCTCACATAATTATTAAAGATAGAGGTGAAGGGAGGAAGAATGGCCGAGCCGGTGGGATCATAAAAGCGGGTATCGAGCAGACCCTCGGGATCGGGTCCGGTGAAGCGGCCGTCCAGGCGTCCCACGCGCACCTTCTGGTCGATCAGCAGGTTGTGAGTAAAGACGGCAACGTTGATGCGAAGATTCGCCTCGTCGATGACCTGCTTGCTCAATCCGGTGTAACGGGCGAGCTGGTCGATGATCCGCTGGCGCTCGTCCGGGGTCAGAGCGTCGCCCTTCGCGAGCGCCCTGGCGTATTCATTAGATGCCCACTGCTCAACTTCTTGCCTGGTCTTGCCCAGGTCCTGCATAAGATCCGGCGCCAGCCGCTTGTGGTACGCGGCGATCATGGTGTAGGAGGGAAGAATCAGCCAGTAAGGTTCGTCGTTCGATTTGGTCCACTGCAGCGTTTGGAACTTCAAGACCGTCGACAGCAGCGTGATCCCGTTAAACGAAATGCCGCGATCGGCGACGTACCCTGCGACTCCGGCGGCGCGGGTGGTGCCGTAGCTCTCGCCCAGCAGATACAGCGGCGACGACCAGCGCTCGTAGCGGCTGATGTACATCCGAATGAATTCGCCGAAGGCTTCGATGTCGCCCTTGACTCCCCAGAATTTCTTGGACAGCTCAGCATTGGCGGCGCGGCTGAATCCGGTCCCAATGGCATCAACCAGGACGAGATCGGCGCGGTCAAGCAGTGTGTACTGGTTATCCGCGAAGCGATAAGGCGATGCCGGCATGAAGCCATTGGGCTGAAGCACCACCCGCTTCGGTCCGAGGGCTCCCATATGCAGCCATACCGAAGCCGAGCCTGGTCCGCCGTTGAAAGCGAAAACCAGCGGGCGGCGAGACGCGTCCTGGCCATCCAGGGTGTAGGCCACGAAGAACATTTCCGCTTCGATCTTGCCGTCGTCGCGCTTGATCGGCAGGCGGCCGGCTGTGGCGGTGTAACGCAGCGGGCGGCCATCGAGGGTGATCTGATGGTGGGTGACGACCGGCGCCACCTCCGTCATGTCGTAGTGCTCTTCCTCTTTCTTTTCGGCAGCTTCCTTCGCTGCCTCGGGCTTGGGCTCTTCGGCGTGACGGGCCGAAGGCTGAGACTCTCTGGCCGCCGCTGAAGTTGGAACCTTAGAAGGTGGTTCCTCGCTCTGCGATTTTTGCGGTTCGTCCGGGGCTGGCTTGGGGTTCCTGGCAGCGCTGGGTTGTTGAGTGAAGGCGGTGATCGCGAACACTAAAGTCAGAAAAAGGGCGAGTTTAGAAGGAAGCAATGCTGTCTCCCACGCAAGGTGTGCCCATTGGGCAGGGCAAATTATACCGGAAGCAACATTTCCCCTGATCCGGGGTTCAAGGGAGAAGCTAGACCCCCAACTAGCGCCGGTTTGGGAGCTGGAAGATGCACGATCTGGTTCAGCAGATATGGCTATTTGCCACAGTCGGGATTATGATAGGCGCTCCTCTGGGAGGATCTCGCCATGGCGCGGCATAGGATCCTTTCTGTCGAATACGATCGAGCCCTTCTGTGTACTCGCAACGCCCTGTTGTGGTCCGCCGGCTACCATGTAGTTGGAAGAAGTTCCTTCGATCAAGCAACCCAATCGCTGTCCACCTCCGGCTTCGAACTGATTGTGATTGGCTGCACCGTACCTCCCGAGGAGCGGTCTGCACTGATCCAGTTAGCGAAGGAGCGCATGATGAGCCCGCCGGTGCTGGTGCTGTGCAATGAGGGTGAGCCTCCGGTTCCCGGTGCAGATGCCACGGTAGCACTGCAGGGTCTAGGAGGCGCTTTCCTATCCTCAGTGGAAGGACTGCTGAGGAGTTCCCCGGCGGTCAGGGCTACGGCCTAGAACTCAGCTGGCTTTTCCTGGACATCAATGCCAAGCTCATCCGGGCCAGTCGCCTTCTTGGGTTTTGTTGTGGAACTCTTGCTGGTTTTCGCCTTTCTGAATTGTCCAGGATTGTATTTGCCTTGGCGCGCGACATCATAAGTTTTGGGCACCGGCGGCAGACTGCCTCCATGCAATTGGCGCGCATCTCTCAGGACAATTTCCGCTTTCCCCATCCATTGCTGAACCTCGCCGTGGATTTCGATGTCCTTACCCTCAAGTTCCCGGATATCTCCTACGTCACGCAGGTGTCGCGGAAAGACCACCACGGTGAAGGGGCACCTGCGGTGGTCCTCGCAGAAATCTAAGAAGAAGGCACGGCTATTGGACTGGTCAACTTTGAGCACTTTGCCGGTCACGCACGTGATTGCGCCGATTTTCTGGCCGGCGTCATTTACGGTAACGCAGCCTGCAGAGGCCAGGGACGCACTCGCGACTAGAAACAGGAAGAATCGAACAGGCATTCGCCCTGCATTCTCATGTGGCGGCAGGCTGTGGGTCAGCGACCCCAGTCACAGGAAAGGGTCACAGAGGCACAGAGTTTTTCCCATCTTGCGCCCAAAAACGGCAAAGGTAGGCCACCCGCAAGCGAGTAGAGACCCAGGACTGGCAATTGAAAGGGACCCAGTACAGTTAAAGCGAGGGATTACCCGCCGGCATAAAGATCATGCCGGTAGGGGCGCCGAAGAACCGTAAGAAATGCCACAAATCATGCCATCACTTCACAAAAGACTGAATCGCGGCGGCTTCGTCGTCCTTAATATCAAACACTGTGTACAGCTTTGTGATCTGCAGCAGATCATGCACTTTCTTGGTCAGGTTCAACAGCTTGAGTTCGCCGCCACCGTTGCGCACGGTGGTGAAGGCGCTGACCAGTTCGCCGATTCCCGAACTGTCGATGTAGGTGACGTCACCCAGGTTGAGCAAGATTTTCTTGTTCCCCTTGGTGATCAGGTCGCGGACGATATCGCGGAGCATGGTGCTGCCTTCCCCGAGGGTGATGCGGCCGCTCAGATCCACGATGGTGACGCCATCGACCTGCCGGCTACTTGACTTCATCGTCACTTGGACTCCTCCTTGCTGGCTTCTGTATTAGTGCGGTGCTTAACAAGCGTGATTTCCGTGCCCGGGTGTAACCGGCGAATGCGAACCTCGTCCATGAAGGAGCGGATGAGAAAGATACCGCGCCCCGAGGGCTTCAGCAGATTCTCCGGCGACAGCGGATCGGGGATGTCCGACGGGTCCAACCCTTTGCCCTCATCCGAGATAGTGATAACCAGCGATTCCGGGGTTCGCTCAAACTGTAGAGTTACCTTCTTATTGGGGTCGTAGGCGTTGCCGTGGTAAACGGCATTGACGGCTGCTTCGCGAACGGCCATTTCAATACGGTGGACCGCCTCCTCGTCGAAGCCGGATTCGGTCGCGATTTGGCTGGCTTTCTGCTCCGCCTGGTTCACGCTTTCTAGCGTGGAATCCAGCCTGTGGACGACCCGTTTTGCCGTCATGCTCAATTCTTAAGAAGCCTTCTACCGGATTCTGAAGCCCACTACGAATCCGGTTTGAGGGACCTTGCGCCGAGAAACTGGTAGTTTGCCTGTGCGGAGTCGAGGATGTCAAACGCGAACTTGAGCCGATTTGCGGGCGTGAGCGAGGCGGGAGCCCGCAGGCGAAATCCCGAGCCAAGCGAGGGATCTGCTGTTGTCCTTAGGTTGAGCCGATTTGCGGGCACGAGCCACGTGGGAACGGACGTCCCCCTCTGTTCAGGTCGAGCACAGCTCGACGGTGGTCCGCCGGACTCCCGCTCACGCCCGCAGATCGGCTCAAGTCAATCTGGATTCCTGGCACTGAATTTGAGTATGCTCAGCAAGCATGGCGAGTGTGGCTCTATCGGAGATCCTGGGTAGCCCGGTGACCGACCTCAGCGGCGCGACGGTGGGGCGTGTGCGCGAGCTCGCACTGGCCCCGCAAGAGGACCGTTCTCGCTTGGCGCATGTGATTGTCAAGACCAAGGAAGGAGAGCGGCTGCTGTCCTTCGCCATGATTCATGGGGTCAACGGCGGAGTGCGAGCTGCTAATTGGGCAAAGGACTGGCAGGCGCCACAGGGCACCGAAGGATTCCTGCTGCTCTCACGCGACCTCCTCGACCAGCAGGTGATCGATGTGCATGGACGCAAACTCGTCCGGGTAAACGACATCGATCTGAACGAAACCGAGGTCGACGATCACGTACAGCTTTCCATCGGAGCCGTTGATGTGGGCGCGCGTGGAGCGGTGCGCAGGCTGCTGAAGGGCCTGGTGCCGGCAGGTCTGCTGCGATCGCTGTTGGAGCGAATTCCGCAAAAAACTATCCCCTGGGAATTTGTGGATCTGATCGAGATCGACCCTGCCCGCCGCGTGAGGTTGCGCATTTCGCACGATCGCCTGGCCAAGCTGCATCCTGCTGACATTGCCGATATTGTGGAAGAACTCTCGCCCGCGGAGCGCGAAGCGGTTTTCGAGACGCTGGACGAAGAAGTGGCCGCCGGAGCCCTGGAGGAGGTGGATCCCAAGCTGCAGCGGTCCATTGTGGAGTCGCTCGATACGGATCGCGCGGCTGACATCGTGGAGGAGATGGATCCCGGGGCTGCCGCCGATCTGCTCAGCGATCTGCCAGAGGAGACTTCGGAAATCATTCTGGAGGAAATGGAACCGGAGCCGCGGGAGGAAGTCTCCGAACTCCTAGAACATGAGGAAAACACCGCCGCCAGGCAAATGACCACCCAGTATATGGCGCTGCCCCCTGCGGCCACGGTCCACGACGCCATCGAGATGATGCGCAACTTCGAAGGCGGCGTGGAGAGCGTCATGACCATCTTCCTGCTGGAGAATGGTGAGAAGCTGGTAGGCGCGGTGCCTCTGCCCAAGATCGTGCTCGCCAAGCCCGAAACCAGACTCAAAGAGCTCAGCCAGGAGCCTCTGGTCACGGTTCATGTCGACAAAAAGGAGAAGAAAGTCGCCGAGCTCTTCGATAAATACAACCTGCTCACGCTGCCGGTGGTCGATGATGAAGGTCGCCTCACAGGCGTGATCACTGCTGACGATGTGATTTCCATGCTGCGGGAGCGGGAATAGTAGAATCCGATGCCTGACTGCAATGCCGTGTGCGTCATTTCCCGTCCATCCAACTCCATCGGAAAATCCGAGAATACTCTTCAGCTGTCATCCTGAGCGACGGCCGGGCAAAAGGTCCCCGGCCCGAGTCGAAGGACCTGGTGTTTGACCGAGCCGAAGAGCCCCTGCATTCAACTCCCCTTCAACTGCATCAGCATGGATGCTCCGCTGACTCGCCTTCTCTCCACATTTGCGTTAGCCATGGGCGGATCCTGCGCTTAAGAATCCAGGTGGTAAACTTCCGACCGATGGCCAAAATCCTGTATCTGGAGTGCACCAAGTGCTCGGAAAAGATCAGTGCTGACCGGCCGCAGACTGTGTGTCCAAAAGATGGAGGCTCGCTCTACGTACGCTACGATTTGCAGGCTTTGAAAGGGAGCTTCAAGCGCGAGTCTTTGGCAGGGCGGGTTGCTAGCATGTGGCGATACCGGGAGGTTCTGCCAGACGTGCAGCCCGTCACCCTGGGCGAGGGTTTCACGCCAATGCTGCCAGGCAGGGGCACGCCGCATGTCTTTATTAAGGATGAGGGATTGAATCCAACCGGATCATTTAAGGCTCGTGGGCTCTGCGCTGCCGTGACCATGGCCAAGGCATATGGCCTGAAGAAGCTTGCAATTCCTTCGGCCGGCAACGCTGCAAGTGCGCTGACGTGCTACGCCGCTGCCGCCAGAATTAAAGCGCACATCTTCATGCCGAAGGATGTGCCGGCCGCGAATCTGGTGGAATGCCAGCAATATGGAGCGGAAATCCTGCTGGTGGATGGCTTGATCAGCGATTGTGCGCGCATGGTGCAGGAGGGCCGCGATACAGAAGGCTGGTTCGATGTCTCCACGCTGAAAGAGCCGTTTCGCGTGGAAGGGAAGAAGACCATGGGCTACGAGGTGGCGGAGCAGCTCGACTGGAAGCTGCCGGACGCGATTTTCTATCCCACCGGCGGCGGCGTGGGTCTGATCGGAATGTGGAAGGCGTTTGAAGAGATGGAAGTCCTGGGGTGGATCGGCCCGGAACGGCCGAAAATGATAGCCGTCCAGGCTGCCGGGTGTGCCCCTATTCCCAAGGCGTGGGAAGAAAAGAAAGCGGTCTCGGAATTCTGGCCTGACGCCACCACGGTCGCTGCCGGCCTCAGGGTTCCGAAGGCATATGCCGACTATCTGATCCTCGACATTCTTAGGAAGAGCGGCGGAACTGCCGTGGCCGTAAGTGATGATGAAATCATCCGTGCGGTAAAGGATTGGGCATCGCAAGAGGGGATTTTTGCCGCACCTGAGGGAGCGGCTTCGCTCGCCGCCTATCGCAAGCTGATAGCGTCAGGCTTCCTGAAGTCCACAGATAAGGTAGTGTTGTTTAACACCGGATCCGGGCTGAAGTACATCGACGTGATTAGCAGCTATAAGCAGAAGCCAGCCAGCGATAGAACCGGGGCTGAGACAAAGCGCAAGCGGGTGGGTGGCATTATTCAACCTTATTAAGTGCGATCCGAGGCCGGGTGAAATTAATGACGACCTGAGATCGGAAACGAACATCTTCAAACCATCCCACCTGACGGCGCCAGGCAGAGAGTTTGTCGATGACAGACCGCTTGTACTACACGGACTCATTCCTTCAGGAATTTACGGCACAGATTCGCGAACTTGTGCAGGTGGATGGGACGCCTGCGTTGATCCTCGATCGCACCGCCTTTTATCCAACCAGCGGAGGACAACGCTGCGATACCGGCATGCTTCGCGTGACGCTGCGGGGAAGTGAGCCGGCTGAGCTTCGGGTAGTCCAGGTGGGAGAGAACGGCGCAGGCGATGTTGTTCACATATTGCAAGGATCGGCCGCCGAACTCGAAGCAGGTCTTCCGGTCGAGGGGCGTATCGATATTGAGCGGCGCCGTGATCACATTCAGCAGCATTCCGGCCAACACGTATTATCGGCAGCATTCATCACGCTCTTTGATATCCCGACCGTCTCTTTTCACATGGGGGAGGATGTCTGTACCATCGATCTGGCAACTCAGCGTATCACTGCTGAGCAGCGAACGAAGGCTGAGGAATTGGCGAATCGGATCGTATGGGAAAACCGGCCCGTAGCAATCAGCTTTGTGGACCTGGAGCGAGCAAGGGATATGGGGGTGCGGAAGCTTCCTGCTCTGGGCAAGATTGCAGCGAAAACCAGCAAGGGCGAGCCGGGCGGAAATGCGGGGGATGAGTCGGAGGGTGCTTTGATCCAAGGCGGCCACCAGCTGCGATTGATCGACATAGGCGGGTTCGACCTGAATGCCTGCGGGGGCACTCACGTGGCCAGCACAGCGCAGATCGGTCCTATCTTGATCCGAAAGACTGAGAAAATCGCGCGCGGAGTGCGGGTGGAATTTGTTTGTGGCGATCGAGCGCTTAAGGCCATGCAGCGGGATTTTCAGGTACTGACAGAGGCGGCGGCAGTATTCTCTACCCATCTTTGGGAAGTACCGCAACAGGCGCGGAAGTCGCTCGACGACTTGAAGGCGGCCCAGAAAGCGAATCAGCGACTATCTGGGGAACTGGCCGAAGTCTGGGCAGAGATGATCTACCGAGAAGCCCCGGATAAGGACGGCTATAAGGTGGTGAAGAGAGTTTTTCCCGATCGGGATTT from the Terriglobales bacterium genome contains:
- a CDS encoding CBS domain-containing protein; the encoded protein is MASVALSEILGSPVTDLSGATVGRVRELALAPQEDRSRLAHVIVKTKEGERLLSFAMIHGVNGGVRAANWAKDWQAPQGTEGFLLLSRDLLDQQVIDVHGRKLVRVNDIDLNETEVDDHVQLSIGAVDVGARGAVRRLLKGLVPAGLLRSLLERIPQKTIPWEFVDLIEIDPARRVRLRISHDRLAKLHPADIADIVEELSPAEREAVFETLDEEVAAGALEEVDPKLQRSIVESLDTDRAADIVEEMDPGAAADLLSDLPEETSEIILEEMEPEPREEVSELLEHEENTAARQMTTQYMALPPAATVHDAIEMMRNFEGGVESVMTIFLLENGEKLVGAVPLPKIVLAKPETRLKELSQEPLVTVHVDKKEKKVAELFDKYNLLTLPVVDDEGRLTGVITADDVISMLRERE
- a CDS encoding threonine synthase, with product MAKILYLECTKCSEKISADRPQTVCPKDGGSLYVRYDLQALKGSFKRESLAGRVASMWRYREVLPDVQPVTLGEGFTPMLPGRGTPHVFIKDEGLNPTGSFKARGLCAAVTMAKAYGLKKLAIPSAGNAASALTCYAAAARIKAHIFMPKDVPAANLVECQQYGAEILLVDGLISDCARMVQEGRDTEGWFDVSTLKEPFRVEGKKTMGYEVAEQLDWKLPDAIFYPTGGGVGLIGMWKAFEEMEVLGWIGPERPKMIAVQAAGCAPIPKAWEEKKAVSEFWPDATTVAAGLRVPKAYADYLILDILRKSGGTAVAVSDDEIIRAVKDWASQEGIFAAPEGAASLAAYRKLIASGFLKSTDKVVLFNTGSGLKYIDVISSYKQKPASDRTGAETKRKRVGGIIQPY
- a CDS encoding DHHA1 domain-containing protein, with translation MTDRLYYTDSFLQEFTAQIRELVQVDGTPALILDRTAFYPTSGGQRCDTGMLRVTLRGSEPAELRVVQVGENGAGDVVHILQGSAAELEAGLPVEGRIDIERRRDHIQQHSGQHVLSAAFITLFDIPTVSFHMGEDVCTIDLATQRITAEQRTKAEELANRIVWENRPVAISFVDLERARDMGVRKLPALGKIAAKTSKGEPGGNAGDESEGALIQGGHQLRLIDIGGFDLNACGGTHVASTAQIGPILIRKTEKIARGVRVEFVCGDRALKAMQRDFQVLTEAAAVFSTHLWEVPQQARKSLDDLKAAQKANQRLSGELAEVWAEMIYREAPDKDGYKVVKRVFPDRDLAFTKILAQKLAKHPRVLILLGTTAAQPSVVFARSQDLSVDVSLLMKEVLAGMHGRGGGSPDLAQGGLASADQVNAVVDAAAEKSDGLLRRS